A genome region from Pseudomonas sp. N3-W includes the following:
- a CDS encoding MmcQ/YjbR family DNA-binding protein, which translates to MKAGRMSEAQVAQFCLALPGAREDYKWGGVRVFSIAGNKMFAVQNLRGDSLAFKVDKDLFLGHCDRPGVHPAPYLARAQWIIMNTPYPLGAEELQALLQRSHQLVVSKLPKRTQVGLLL; encoded by the coding sequence ATGAAAGCAGGACGCATGAGCGAAGCGCAGGTCGCGCAATTTTGCCTGGCACTGCCAGGAGCGCGCGAGGACTATAAATGGGGCGGCGTGCGGGTGTTCTCTATCGCCGGCAACAAGATGTTTGCCGTGCAGAATCTGCGCGGTGATTCGCTGGCGTTCAAGGTCGACAAGGACCTGTTTCTCGGCCATTGCGACCGACCCGGTGTTCACCCGGCGCCCTATCTGGCCAGGGCACAATGGATCATCATGAACACGCCCTACCCATTGGGTGCCGAGGAGTTGCAAGCGTTGTTACAACGCTCGCATCAACTGGTGGTGAGCAAGCTACCCAAGCGTACTCAGGTCGGTTTGTTGCTCTAG
- a CDS encoding FMN-dependent NADH-azoreductase — protein MKLLHIDSSILGDNSASRQLSSEVVKAWQAADSSAIVTYRDLAADAISHFSSTTLVAAGTTAELRNAAQRHEADLSASTLAEFIAADAVVIAAPMYNFTVPTQLKAWIDRIAVAGQTFRYTEAGPEGLCGGKKLVIVSTSGGLHAGQASGVAHEEYLKLLFGFLGITDIEFVRAQGLAYGEEVRSKAMSDAHTQISEQLFAAA, from the coding sequence ATGAAACTGTTGCATATCGATTCGAGCATTCTGGGCGACAACTCGGCTTCCCGTCAGCTGAGCAGCGAAGTGGTCAAGGCCTGGCAAGCTGCCGATTCGTCGGCCATTGTGACTTACCGTGACCTGGCAGCTGATGCCATCAGCCACTTTTCCTCGACTACCCTGGTAGCGGCCGGCACCACCGCCGAACTGCGCAATGCTGCGCAACGACATGAAGCGGACCTGAGCGCTTCGACCCTGGCCGAATTCATCGCCGCTGATGCCGTGGTGATTGCCGCTCCGATGTACAACTTCACCGTTCCAACCCAGCTCAAGGCCTGGATCGACCGCATCGCCGTCGCCGGTCAGACCTTTCGCTACACCGAAGCCGGCCCTGAAGGCCTGTGCGGTGGCAAGAAGCTGGTAATCGTATCGACTTCGGGCGGCTTGCATGCCGGTCAGGCAAGCGGCGTGGCGCATGAAGAGTATTTGAAATTGCTGTTTGGCTTCCTTGGCATCACCGACATCGAATTCGTCCGTGCTCAGGGCCTGGCCTACGGCGAGGAAGTGCGCAGCAAGGCGATGAGCGATGCGCACACGCAAATCAGCGAGCAGTTGTTCGCCGCTGCGTAA
- the pnuC gene encoding nicotinamide riboside transporter PnuC, producing the protein MSGLELFAAALGVIAVWLTVKQNPWCWPIGLVMVLLYSWIFYGVKLYSDMLLQVIYAALQVYGWWQWTRAGAAREGRQVSSLNTRSIVEGLAIGAVGSVLLGAAMAHWTDAAQPWLDAALTGFSLVAQWWMAQKRVQCWPLWIALDVIFVGLFVYKDLYLTAALYGLFTLLAVQGFREWRADPALRT; encoded by the coding sequence ATGTCCGGGCTTGAACTGTTTGCTGCCGCCCTCGGTGTGATTGCGGTCTGGCTGACGGTCAAACAGAACCCCTGGTGCTGGCCTATCGGGCTGGTCATGGTGCTGCTCTATAGCTGGATTTTTTATGGCGTGAAGTTGTATTCGGACATGTTGCTGCAGGTGATCTACGCTGCGCTGCAAGTCTACGGCTGGTGGCAATGGACCCGTGCCGGCGCCGCCCGTGAAGGTCGCCAGGTGTCCTCGCTCAATACCCGTTCGATCGTCGAAGGCCTGGCCATCGGCGCTGTCGGCAGCGTGCTGCTGGGCGCCGCAATGGCCCACTGGACCGACGCCGCACAACCCTGGCTGGATGCCGCCCTGACCGGTTTCAGCCTGGTGGCGCAATGGTGGATGGCGCAAAAGCGCGTGCAGTGCTGGCCATTGTGGATTGCTTTGGATGTGATTTTCGTCGGGCTGTTCGTCTACAAAGACCTGTACCTGACAGCCGCCCTGTACGGGCTGTTCACCCTGCTGGCCGTGCAGGGCTTTCGTGAATGGCGCGCCGATCCGGCCTTGCGCACATGA
- a CDS encoding HAD family hydrolase, with translation MSGPGQQPIRFLLCDMDGTLLQPDHSLSPRTLEAVRALRDAGVLFSLATGRPPKAMLQQIEALGVDVPTAAFNGGTIVKPDGSLLVSHYLPATAALTALALFADQPGVEVWVFSGGDWLLKDPNGPMVPREQHGLGYPPVVVESFEPYLERIDKIVATSNNAQLLIELEAQLSPKVEGQAQVSRSQPIYLDVTAMQANKGDALATLAEYLGVPLEQTAALGDGGNDPAMFHRAGLSIAMGQAEDAVKRQADVVTAANTEDGAAQAIEKYVLLR, from the coding sequence ATGAGCGGCCCGGGGCAACAACCCATCCGGTTTCTGCTCTGCGACATGGACGGCACCCTGTTACAGCCCGATCATAGCCTGAGCCCACGCACCCTCGAGGCGGTCCGCGCCTTGCGCGACGCCGGCGTCCTGTTCAGCCTGGCCACCGGGCGCCCGCCCAAGGCCATGTTGCAGCAGATCGAAGCCTTGGGCGTCGACGTGCCGACGGCGGCGTTCAACGGCGGCACCATCGTCAAGCCAGATGGCAGTTTGCTGGTTTCCCATTATTTGCCAGCTACGGCAGCATTAACGGCGCTGGCGCTGTTTGCCGATCAGCCGGGTGTCGAAGTCTGGGTATTCAGCGGCGGCGACTGGCTGTTGAAAGACCCGAATGGACCGATGGTGCCGCGTGAGCAGCACGGTCTGGGTTACCCGCCGGTGGTGGTTGAGAGTTTCGAGCCCTATCTGGAACGGATCGACAAGATCGTTGCCACCAGCAATAACGCCCAGTTGCTGATCGAACTGGAAGCACAGTTGTCGCCCAAGGTCGAAGGCCAGGCGCAGGTGTCGCGTTCACAGCCGATTTATCTGGACGTGACGGCGATGCAGGCCAACAAGGGCGACGCTTTGGCGACGCTGGCGGAGTACCTCGGTGTACCGCTGGAACAGACCGCCGCGCTGGGTGATGGCGGCAATGATCCGGCGATGTTTCACCGCGCCGGGTTGTCGATTGCGATGGGCCAGGCTGAAGACGCGGTGAAGCGTCAGGCTGACGTGGTAACGGCTGCCAATACTGAGGATGGCGCGGCGCAGGCAATCGAGAAGTACGTCCTGCTTCGCTAA
- a CDS encoding LysR substrate-binding domain-containing protein, with protein MQDLNDLYYFAKVVEAGGFAAAGRLLGIPKSRLSRRIAELEERLGARLLQRTTRQLKLTAVGERYLRHCQAMLLEAEMADEAVASMSSEPRGRLRVSCPVGLAHEILPMAISDFLSKFPQVQLEVMLLNRRVDLVTEGIDVALRVRELGDEDPLLVTRRLRQAQTALVASPEFLRERNIQTPDDLKNVPVLGALEADRMVHLRMLDANGKACDMSLEARLGIDDFIVRKACTLSGLGFTVLPMMYCEQELANGTLVQLLPDWSLPGGWLQAVYPHRRGVMPAVRAWIDHLVESFEACGNRLL; from the coding sequence ATGCAAGACCTGAACGATCTCTACTATTTTGCCAAAGTGGTCGAAGCCGGCGGCTTCGCGGCTGCCGGACGTTTGCTGGGAATTCCCAAGTCGCGCTTGTCCCGGCGCATCGCTGAACTGGAAGAACGCCTGGGCGCGCGTTTATTGCAACGCACCACCCGACAATTGAAGCTGACGGCAGTGGGCGAGCGCTACTTGCGCCACTGTCAGGCCATGCTGCTGGAAGCCGAAATGGCCGACGAAGCAGTGGCGAGCATGTCCAGCGAGCCACGAGGTCGATTGCGGGTGTCCTGCCCAGTGGGACTGGCCCATGAAATTCTGCCGATGGCAATCAGCGACTTCCTGTCGAAATTTCCCCAGGTGCAACTGGAGGTCATGTTGTTGAACCGCCGGGTTGATCTGGTGACTGAGGGCATCGACGTCGCCCTGCGAGTTCGTGAACTCGGTGATGAAGACCCCTTGCTGGTAACCCGGCGCCTGCGTCAGGCGCAGACCGCTTTGGTGGCCAGCCCTGAATTCCTTCGCGAGCGAAATATCCAGACCCCGGACGACCTGAAGAACGTACCGGTCCTCGGCGCGCTGGAAGCCGACCGAATGGTCCATCTGCGTATGCTCGACGCCAACGGCAAGGCTTGTGACATGAGCCTCGAAGCGCGGCTGGGGATTGACGACTTTATCGTGCGCAAGGCCTGCACCCTATCGGGCCTGGGCTTTACGGTATTGCCAATGATGTATTGCGAACAGGAACTGGCCAACGGCACACTGGTACAACTGCTGCCGGACTGGTCATTGCCCGGCGGCTGGCTGCAAGCGGTCTATCCGCATCGGCGCGGCGTGATGCCGGCAGTGCGGGCGTGGATCGACCATTTGGTGGAATCATTCGAGGCGTGCGGGAATCGTTTGTTATGA
- a CDS encoding C39 family peptidase: protein MRMAALTVLLCLCGVSQAAQMPVAALPGGMLVYKHVQSIRERKFSDIVEQKTDFSCGAAALATVLRQAYWLDVDEDHIIKGMLVNADQNLVRTQGFSMLDMKHYVESIGMRARGYKIPPEKLGSVSIPVVVLMDIRGYKHFVVLQRADKDWVYIGDPVLGHKRYAHDDFVKGWNGIVFAIVGPGYDKANVLLDPPAPLTAKNKLDEFSPVRDAELMDFGFIQSDFF, encoded by the coding sequence ATGCGTATGGCCGCCCTCACCGTCCTGCTGTGTCTGTGTGGTGTCTCACAAGCTGCCCAGATGCCGGTCGCCGCGCTTCCTGGCGGCATGCTGGTCTACAAGCATGTGCAGAGCATTCGTGAGCGCAAGTTCAGCGACATTGTCGAGCAAAAAACCGATTTCAGTTGCGGCGCCGCCGCACTGGCGACTGTGTTACGCCAAGCCTATTGGCTCGACGTTGATGAGGACCACATCATCAAAGGCATGCTGGTCAACGCAGACCAGAACCTGGTTCGTACCCAGGGTTTCTCCATGCTGGACATGAAGCACTATGTGGAAAGCATCGGCATGCGCGCCAGGGGTTACAAGATCCCGCCTGAAAAGCTGGGTTCCGTGTCGATTCCGGTCGTGGTCCTGATGGACATTCGGGGCTACAAGCACTTCGTGGTGTTGCAGCGGGCAGACAAGGATTGGGTCTACATCGGCGACCCGGTACTTGGCCATAAACGCTATGCCCACGATGATTTTGTCAAAGGCTGGAACGGCATCGTTTTCGCCATCGTCGGCCCTGGTTACGACAAAGCCAATGTTTTGCTTGATCCTCCGGCACCCCTGACGGCCAAGAACAAACTCGATGAGTTCAGTCCGGTCAGAGATGCGGAACTGATGGATTTCGGTTTTATTCAGAGCGACTTCTTTTAG
- a CDS encoding adhesin, whose amino-acid sequence MKRSLIFIALLASTGAMADSTVPVTDNASIRNSGAQYSGNIGVNQAAGDQSQQTNARVIAIGKNASASTRVNQNINTPANSRMNATASISGNAFSNGSGVLGVNQSAGANNQMANVMRISVSTGPQSIDDSVLSQQNVTPSTSSGATDASNGSRQVTTSDQAFTGSRGVIQVNQSAGVGNQIANTLSIRVAN is encoded by the coding sequence ATGAAACGCTCCCTGATCTTCATCGCCCTGCTGGCCAGTACCGGCGCCATGGCCGATTCCACTGTGCCAGTGACGGATAACGCCAGCATTCGGAATTCCGGCGCCCAGTACAGCGGCAACATCGGTGTCAACCAGGCAGCCGGCGATCAATCACAGCAAACCAACGCTCGGGTCATCGCCATTGGCAAGAACGCCTCGGCGAGCACCCGCGTGAATCAGAACATCAATACGCCCGCCAATTCGCGGATGAACGCAACCGCCAGCATCAGTGGCAACGCTTTCAGCAATGGCAGCGGCGTACTGGGCGTCAACCAGTCGGCCGGCGCCAACAACCAGATGGCCAACGTGATGCGCATCAGCGTCAGCACCGGCCCGCAAAGTATCGACGACAGCGTCCTTTCCCAACAGAACGTGACGCCGTCAACCAGCTCAGGAGCAACTGACGCTTCTAACGGCAGCCGCCAGGTCACGACCAGTGACCAGGCCTTCACCGGCAGCCGCGGAGTGATTCAGGTGAACCAGAGTGCCGGGGTGGGAAACCAGATAGCTAACACCCTGAGCATCCGGGTCGCGAACTGA
- a CDS encoding undecaprenyl-diphosphate phosphatase, with the protein MDFWTAFQAVILGVVEGLTEFLPISSTGHQIIVADLLNFGGERAIAFNIIIQLGAILAVVWEFRRKILDVVTGLPTQPGARRFTANLLIAFMPAVVLGVIFSDLIHEYLFNPITVATALVVGGVIMLWAEKRQHEVHAETVDEITWKDALKVGFAQCLAMIPGTSRSGSTIIGGLLFGLSRKTATEFSFFLAMPTMVAAAVYSGFKYRHLFVPADVPVFAIGFVTAFIFAMIAVKALLKFIATHSYAAFAWYRIAFGLLILATWQFGWVDWAAVKP; encoded by the coding sequence ATGGATTTTTGGACCGCCTTTCAGGCAGTAATTCTTGGCGTTGTGGAGGGGCTGACGGAGTTCTTGCCCATTTCAAGTACCGGCCACCAGATCATAGTCGCCGATTTGCTCAACTTTGGTGGCGAGCGCGCCATCGCCTTCAACATCATCATTCAGTTGGGGGCAATTCTGGCGGTGGTCTGGGAGTTTCGCCGCAAGATTCTCGATGTGGTCACCGGTTTGCCAACCCAGCCGGGCGCTCGTCGCTTTACCGCGAATCTGTTGATCGCCTTCATGCCGGCAGTGGTGCTGGGGGTGATTTTCTCCGATCTTATCCACGAATATCTGTTCAATCCGATTACCGTCGCAACTGCGCTGGTGGTGGGCGGGGTCATCATGTTGTGGGCCGAGAAGCGCCAACACGAAGTGCATGCCGAAACCGTCGATGAAATCACCTGGAAAGACGCGCTGAAAGTCGGTTTCGCCCAGTGCCTGGCGATGATTCCGGGAACCTCGCGTTCCGGTTCGACGATCATTGGTGGCCTGCTGTTCGGGTTGTCGCGCAAAACCGCGACCGAGTTCTCGTTCTTTCTGGCCATGCCAACCATGGTCGCGGCGGCAGTGTATTCGGGGTTCAAATACCGTCATCTGTTCGTACCGGCAGACGTTCCGGTGTTTGCCATCGGCTTTGTGACTGCCTTCATCTTTGCGATGATCGCGGTCAAGGCATTGCTCAAGTTCATCGCCACTCACAGTTATGCGGCGTTTGCCTGGTACCGCATCGCGTTTGGCCTGCTGATTCTGGCCACCTGGCAGTTTGGTTGGGTGGATTGGGCGGCAGTCAAGCCATGA
- a CDS encoding sigma-54 dependent transcriptional regulator yields the protein MIEAPALRRLLVVDPCDDCHRLLPGLRSVGWDVDSCSLENAAERTCDVGLLRLQPFHLERPEAVKELISRSGTEWIAVLNQEVLRLQNVGDFVCEWFFDFHTLPFDVSRVQVTLGRAFGMARLRGQGTIHIDQPEHELLGDSKPIRELRKLLSKLAPTESPVLIRGESGTGKELVARTLHRQSQRHGKPFVAINCGAIPEHLIQSELFGHEKGAFTGAHQRKVGRIEAANGGTLFLDEIGDLPLELQANLLRFLQEKHIERVGGSQPIPVDVRVLAATHVDLEAAIEKKRFREDLYYRLNVLQVVTAPLRERHGDLSMLANHFSHFYSHETGRRPRSFSEDALIAMGKHDWPGNVRELANRVRRGLVLAEGRQIEARDLGLISQQAIVTPMGTLEDYKTRAERQALCDVLNRHSDNLSIAARVLGVSRPTFYRLLHKHQIR from the coding sequence ATGATCGAAGCGCCTGCCCTACGACGCCTGCTGGTAGTGGACCCCTGCGACGATTGCCACCGGCTGTTGCCCGGTTTGCGTTCGGTTGGCTGGGACGTCGACAGCTGCAGCCTGGAGAACGCCGCCGAGCGCACCTGCGATGTCGGTCTGTTGCGTTTGCAGCCTTTTCATCTTGAACGGCCAGAAGCCGTCAAAGAGCTGATCAGTCGCAGCGGCACCGAATGGATTGCGGTGCTCAACCAGGAAGTCCTGCGATTGCAGAATGTCGGGGACTTTGTCTGTGAATGGTTTTTCGACTTCCACACCTTGCCGTTCGATGTCTCCCGGGTCCAGGTCACTTTGGGTCGGGCCTTCGGCATGGCGCGGCTGCGTGGGCAGGGCACGATTCACATCGATCAGCCTGAGCACGAGCTGTTGGGTGACAGCAAACCGATTCGTGAGCTGCGCAAACTCTTGAGCAAACTGGCGCCTACCGAGTCTCCGGTATTGATCCGCGGCGAAAGTGGCACCGGCAAGGAACTGGTCGCGCGTACGCTGCATCGGCAATCCCAGCGCCATGGCAAGCCATTTGTGGCAATCAATTGTGGGGCGATTCCCGAACATTTGATTCAGTCAGAACTGTTCGGCCATGAGAAGGGCGCCTTTACCGGTGCACATCAGCGCAAGGTCGGGCGGATCGAAGCGGCGAACGGCGGCACCCTGTTTCTCGATGAAATTGGCGACCTGCCACTGGAGTTGCAAGCCAATTTGCTGAGATTTCTGCAGGAGAAACACATCGAACGTGTCGGCGGCAGTCAACCGATCCCGGTGGATGTGCGGGTGCTGGCGGCCACTCACGTGGACCTTGAGGCCGCCATCGAAAAGAAACGCTTTCGCGAAGACCTGTACTACCGCCTCAACGTGCTGCAAGTGGTCACGGCTCCCTTGCGTGAGCGCCACGGCGACTTGTCGATGCTGGCCAACCACTTTTCCCACTTCTACAGCCACGAAACCGGCCGTCGGCCGCGCAGTTTCAGCGAAGATGCGCTGATTGCCATGGGCAAGCACGACTGGCCGGGCAACGTTCGCGAGCTGGCTAACCGCGTGCGTCGCGGACTGGTGCTGGCCGAAGGCCGTCAGATCGAAGCACGGGATCTCGGATTGATCAGCCAGCAGGCAATCGTGACGCCCATGGGCACGCTGGAAGACTACAAGACCCGTGCCGAGCGCCAGGCGTTGTGCGATGTGCTGAATCGGCACAGCGATAACCTGAGCATCGCCGCCCGAGTGCTGGGTGTTTCACGGCCCACGTTCTACCGGTTACTGCATAAACACCAGATTCGATAA
- a CDS encoding AAA family ATPase, whose translation MKVLVLTGPESSGKSWLAAALKERFGGELVDEYVRGFIERNPRDTCLADIPEIARGQLQWEDEARTRQPRLLILDTHLLSNILWSQTLFGDCPPWIEQALLSRHYDLHLLLSPEQVDWTDDGQRCQPDLDERRAFFNATQAWLEQHRQPFQVLQGDWAARREQALEAVTQLLTS comes from the coding sequence ATGAAAGTTCTGGTACTGACCGGCCCCGAATCCAGCGGCAAGAGCTGGTTGGCCGCGGCCTTGAAAGAGCGTTTCGGCGGCGAACTGGTGGATGAGTACGTGCGCGGATTCATCGAGCGCAATCCCCGGGACACCTGCCTGGCGGACATTCCCGAAATCGCCCGTGGGCAACTGCAATGGGAGGACGAAGCGCGGACGCGACAGCCACGGCTGTTGATCCTCGACACTCATTTGCTGAGCAATATTCTGTGGAGTCAGACCCTGTTCGGCGATTGCCCGCCCTGGATTGAGCAGGCCCTGCTGAGCCGCCACTACGACTTGCACTTGCTGCTTTCCCCCGAGCAGGTGGACTGGACAGATGATGGCCAACGCTGCCAGCCGGATCTTGATGAGCGCCGGGCATTTTTCAATGCAACCCAGGCCTGGCTTGAACAGCACCGACAACCGTTTCAAGTGCTGCAAGGGGATTGGGCCGCACGCCGAGAGCAGGCACTGGAAGCGGTGACGCAACTGCTCACGTCCTGA
- a CDS encoding methyl-accepting chemotaxis protein, with amino-acid sequence MNSLRSVSISRRLWLILIVAVVMLLTLGVLMLKQIHDDLYHAKAQKTQHVVQTASGILSYYHDLETAGTLTREAAQKQALTVVRGLRYDQSDYFWINDLTPVMVMHPANPKLEGQNLSSIRDPDGFAVFNEMVAIAKAKGAGMVDYRWPKPGASAPVQKTSYVKLFEPWGWVIGSGVYIDDMQAEFYGQVWEASFIGLAIALIMALLVIMIARSIVRPLQETVNAMANIASGESDLTRSLDTHGQDEVTQLARHFNAFTAKLRLVVGQLQVSASALGQSSSELGNDAVQAQQRSQQQSQQMELVATAINEVTYGVQDVAKNAEHAASEMRDAESQAQQGQINIDGSLQQIDKLSGTIDQAVEVIRTLATESTQIGGVLEVIRSIAEQTNLLALNAAIEAARAGEQGRGFAVVADEVRLLAQRTQKSTAEIQSMIERLQNHSEAAVKVIGDSSKASQLTIEQAGLAGASLSAIGQALRNLNGLNASIASATLQQAQVVEDINQNVTQAAGLSHSTALAAEQSSLASVHLKELSEQLNGLLRQFRV; translated from the coding sequence ATGAACAGCTTGCGCAGTGTGTCGATCAGCCGACGCTTGTGGCTCATCTTGATTGTGGCGGTGGTGATGTTGCTGACGCTGGGCGTATTGATGCTCAAGCAGATACACGACGATCTTTATCATGCCAAGGCGCAGAAGACCCAGCATGTGGTGCAGACCGCCAGCGGCATCCTCAGCTACTACCACGACCTGGAAACTGCCGGCACCCTGACCCGCGAAGCCGCGCAGAAACAGGCGCTGACCGTGGTGCGCGGGCTGCGTTATGACCAGAGCGACTATTTCTGGATCAACGACCTGACACCGGTGATGGTCATGCACCCGGCCAACCCGAAACTTGAAGGCCAGAACCTCTCGTCCATCCGCGATCCGGACGGTTTTGCGGTGTTCAACGAGATGGTTGCCATCGCCAAGGCCAAAGGCGCCGGCATGGTCGACTACCGCTGGCCGAAACCTGGCGCCAGCGCGCCGGTGCAGAAAACGTCCTACGTCAAACTGTTCGAGCCTTGGGGCTGGGTCATCGGCTCAGGTGTGTATATCGATGACATGCAGGCCGAGTTCTACGGCCAGGTCTGGGAAGCCTCGTTTATAGGCTTGGCGATTGCACTGATCATGGCGCTGCTGGTGATCATGATCGCCCGCAGCATCGTGCGCCCGTTGCAGGAAACCGTGAACGCCATGGCGAACATTGCCAGCGGTGAAAGCGACCTGACCCGCAGCCTCGATACTCACGGCCAGGACGAAGTCACGCAACTGGCACGGCACTTCAACGCCTTTACCGCCAAGTTGCGGCTGGTCGTGGGGCAGTTGCAGGTTTCGGCCAGTGCCCTCGGCCAATCGTCCAGCGAGCTGGGCAACGATGCCGTACAAGCCCAGCAACGCAGCCAGCAGCAGTCCCAGCAAATGGAACTGGTGGCCACCGCTATCAACGAAGTGACATACGGTGTACAGGACGTGGCCAAGAACGCCGAGCACGCCGCCAGCGAAATGCGCGACGCCGAATCCCAGGCGCAACAGGGGCAGATCAACATCGATGGCAGCTTGCAGCAGATCGACAAGCTGTCCGGCACCATTGATCAGGCGGTGGAAGTGATCCGCACCCTGGCCACCGAAAGCACCCAGATTGGCGGCGTGCTGGAGGTGATTCGCTCGATTGCCGAGCAAACCAACCTGCTGGCCCTCAACGCCGCCATTGAGGCCGCCCGTGCCGGCGAGCAAGGTCGGGGGTTTGCGGTGGTGGCCGATGAAGTACGCCTGCTGGCCCAGCGCACCCAGAAGTCCACGGCAGAGATCCAGTCGATGATCGAACGCCTGCAAAACCACTCCGAAGCCGCCGTGAAAGTGATCGGCGACAGCAGCAAGGCGTCGCAACTGACCATTGAACAGGCTGGCCTGGCGGGTGCCAGCCTGAGCGCCATCGGTCAGGCCTTGCGCAACCTGAACGGGCTGAACGCCTCGATTGCCAGCGCCACGTTGCAACAGGCGCAGGTGGTGGAGGACATCAACCAGAACGTCACTCAGGCAGCCGGCTTGTCTCACAGCACGGCGCTGGCGGCGGAGCAATCGAGCCTGGCCAGCGTTCACCTCAAGGAATTGAGCGAGCAGTTGAACGGGTTGCTCAGGCAGTTCCGGGTCTGA
- a CDS encoding DUF1294 domain-containing protein, with product MNEADSRQRSGRKSGSEVQHLRSKLLVLAALCALPLYGALSLWLRGVSWLPLAAYGIVSVLAFFLYWSDKRKARADAWRTPENVLHALELAGGWPGALIAQQVFRHKTRKVSFQLVFWLIVAVHQVFWVDQLFLGAHLLALF from the coding sequence ATGAATGAGGCCGACAGTCGGCAGCGCTCAGGACGAAAGTCAGGGAGTGAAGTCCAGCACCTGCGCTCGAAGTTGCTGGTGTTGGCTGCGCTGTGCGCGCTGCCGCTGTACGGCGCGTTGTCACTGTGGCTGCGTGGGGTGTCGTGGCTGCCTTTGGCGGCTTACGGGATCGTCAGCGTGCTGGCGTTTTTCCTGTATTGGAGCGACAAGCGCAAGGCTCGCGCAGACGCCTGGCGCACGCCGGAAAACGTCCTGCATGCGCTGGAGTTGGCCGGTGGCTGGCCGGGGGCCTTGATTGCCCAGCAGGTGTTTCGGCACAAGACTCGCAAAGTCTCGTTCCAACTGGTGTTCTGGCTGATTGTGGCAGTGCATCAGGTGTTTTGGGTCGATCAACTGTTCCTGGGTGCTCACCTGTTGGCGCTGTTCTAG
- a CDS encoding heme utilization protein, whose translation MKPTMALKPLVFALAAVMAMAAQAGGGGNQGGDHGHNPPPPPQIIAGASAAAVDSQDSDSNVVNNQATQNTTMMGSSLNGSSGNMGANVAAGDGNQQDNAAAIASDEAFIFGSSNGASSLSTVSQVNNNNYVNNNSTVNSSSINTSGNGSSGNIGLNSTSGDFNQQKNNMAISSGTNGQSQAISASTQSSTGLVVENQGVQTFKKDTLTGTFEGAGSFVATGIAKTKTDSDHGSHGGYGNNNRGGSGDSTSGFVAVGAFDLGGVTTQQVLTPTGWTAPVTNSAYIYNSLNGSSGNMGANSSAGVGNQQANSLSISSVSH comes from the coding sequence ATGAAACCTACAATGGCTCTTAAACCACTGGTTTTCGCTCTGGCAGCAGTGATGGCAATGGCAGCACAAGCAGGTGGCGGCGGTAATCAGGGCGGCGACCACGGTCACAACCCTCCACCTCCACCACAAATCATCGCAGGCGCCAGTGCCGCTGCGGTTGACTCACAGGATAGCGACAGCAATGTCGTGAATAACCAGGCTACCCAAAACACCACGATGATGGGCAGTTCGCTGAACGGTTCTAGCGGCAACATGGGCGCCAACGTTGCAGCCGGTGATGGTAACCAACAAGACAACGCCGCCGCGATTGCCTCGGACGAAGCCTTTATCTTCGGCTCGAGCAACGGTGCAAGTTCCTTGTCTACCGTGTCCCAGGTCAACAACAACAACTATGTGAATAACAACTCGACGGTTAACAGCTCCTCGATCAACACCTCAGGTAACGGCAGCTCCGGCAACATCGGCCTGAACTCGACCTCCGGCGACTTCAACCAACAGAAAAACAACATGGCAATTTCCTCGGGCACCAATGGCCAGTCTCAGGCCATCTCGGCATCCACCCAGTCCTCTACTGGCCTGGTGGTGGAAAACCAAGGCGTTCAGACCTTCAAGAAAGACACCCTCACCGGTACTTTCGAAGGTGCGGGTAGCTTTGTGGCAACAGGCATCGCCAAAACCAAAACCGACAGCGATCATGGCAGCCACGGCGGTTATGGCAATAACAACCGTGGTGGCAGCGGCGACAGCACCTCCGGCTTCGTTGCAGTGGGCGCTTTCGACTTGGGTGGCGTGACGACCCAACAAGTGTTGACCCCAACTGGCTGGACAGCGCCTGTAACCAACAGTGCCTACATCTACAACTCGCTAAACGGCTCCTCTGGCAACATGGGCGCCAACTCCTCGGCGGGTGTCGGCAACCAACAAGCCAACAGCCTGTCGATCTCGTCGGTCAGCCACTGA